The Salvelinus sp. IW2-2015 unplaced genomic scaffold, ASM291031v2 Un_scaffold1774, whole genome shotgun sequence genome includes a region encoding these proteins:
- the dnajb4 gene encoding dnaJ homolog subfamily B member 4, translated as MGKDYYKILGIVKGAADEDIKKAYRKQALKWHPDKNKASNAEEKFKEIAEAYEVLSDPKKREIYDQYGEEGLKGSPNNGPDDQGSNFTSYTFHGDPHATFATFFGGANPFEMFFGRKANGRGPGGDDEDMDVDGNDPFGSFTSFNLNGFPRDRHVGLGGQQRRKQDPAVHHELRVSLEEVFHGCTKRMKISRKRMNPDGRTMRTEDKILTIEIKRGWKEGTKITFPREGDESPNTIPADIVFVIKDKPHMHFRRDVIDYVYPLLYLFQSLCGCSVTVSTIDGKTCNMKITDVIKPGMKQTVAGQGLPLPKNPEQRGDLVVEFDVNFPESLPSNAKDVLKRHLPAS; from the exons ATGGGGAAAGATTATTATAAAATCCTGGGGATAGTGAAAGGAGCGGCCGACGAGGACATTAAAAAGGCGTACAGGAAACAGGCTCTGAAATGGCACCCGGACAAAAACAAGGCGTCCAACGCCGAGGAGAAATTCAAGGAGATCGCGGAGGCATATGAAGTCCTCAGTGATCCGAAAAAAAGAGAGATATATGATCAGTATGGAGAGGAAG GTCTCAAAGGAAGTCCCAATAATGGTCCAGATGACCAGGGCAGCAACTTCACCTCCTACACATTCCACGGAGACCCCCACGCCACCTTCGCCACCTTCTTCGGCGGCGCCAACCCTTTCGAGATGTTCTTCGGACGCAAGGCTAACGGGCGCGGTCCGGGCGGAGACGACGAGGACATGGATGTGGACGGCAACGACCCGTTCGGCTCCTTCACCTCGTTTAATCTCAACGGGTTCCCTCGGGACCGCCACGTGGGGCTGGGCGGGCAGCAGAGGAGGAAGCAGGACCCGGCMGTTCATCACGAGCTGCGGGTATCGCTGGAGGAAGTGTTTCACGGTTGCACCAAGAGGATGAAGATCAGCAGGAAGAGGATGAACCCTGACGGACGGACCATGAGGACGGAGGATAAGATTCTCACCATAGAGATTAagagagggtggaaggagggAACCAAGATCACGTTCCCCAGAGAAGGAGACGAGTCGCCCAATACGATCCCTGCTGATATTGTGTTCGTCATTAAGGACAAGCCCCACATGCACtttagaagag ATGTCATTGACTATGTGTACCCTCTCCTTTACCTCTTCCAGTCGTTGTGTGGTTGCTCGGTGACGGTGTCTACGATAGATGGGAAAACGTGTAACATGAAGATCACGGATGTGATAAAGCCAGGCATGAAACAGACTGTAGCAGGACAGGGCCTTCCCTTACCCAAGAACCCCGAGCAGAGAGGTGACCTGGTGGTGGAGTTTGACGTGAACTTTCCCGAGAGTCTCCCCAGCAACGCCAAGGATGTGCTGAAGAGGCATTTACCTGCTTCCTAG